Proteins found in one Haloferax litoreum genomic segment:
- the lysW gene encoding lysine biosynthesis protein LysW: MSDTITAEDPLSGEEIELPSDVEVGEIIDSPATGAELEVVSLDPVILEEAPELEEDWGE; this comes from the coding sequence ATGAGCGACACCATCACTGCGGAAGACCCGCTGAGCGGAGAAGAAATCGAGCTGCCGTCCGACGTCGAGGTCGGCGAGATTATCGACAGCCCCGCCACAGGCGCGGAGCTGGAAGTCGTCTCGCTCGACCCCGTGATTTTGGAAGAGGCACCTGAACTCGAAGAGGACTGGGGAGAGTAA
- the lysX gene encoding lysine biosynthesis protein LysX: MHIGLLYSRIRRDEKLLLNELRERGHEVTKIDVRKEQFDLSEPPEAFDGLDIVVDRCLATSRSLYITRFLQSYGIPVVNSHETADICADKAKNSLALADAGVPTPNTKVAFTVESAMDIVEEFGYPCVLKPVVGSWGRLMAKIDSEAAAEAILEHKATLGNYEHKVFYIQEFVEKPGRDIRVLAVDGEPIAAMTRSSDHWLTNAAKGADAEAFELDARAKELVKQASDAVGGGLLGVDLMETGDDYTVHEVNHTVEFKALNDAVDVDVPAKVVDWLEAKVDSEKTLAEVSA, translated from the coding sequence GTGCATATTGGACTGCTCTACTCCCGGATTCGCCGCGACGAGAAGTTGCTCCTCAACGAGCTTCGTGAGCGCGGCCACGAGGTGACGAAGATAGACGTTCGGAAAGAGCAGTTCGACCTCTCTGAGCCGCCGGAAGCGTTCGACGGCCTCGACATCGTGGTCGACCGCTGTCTGGCGACGAGCAGGAGCCTCTACATCACGCGCTTCCTGCAATCGTACGGCATCCCCGTCGTCAACTCCCACGAGACGGCCGACATCTGCGCCGACAAGGCGAAGAACAGTCTCGCCCTCGCGGACGCGGGTGTGCCCACGCCGAACACGAAAGTGGCGTTCACCGTCGAATCGGCGATGGACATCGTCGAGGAGTTCGGCTACCCCTGCGTCCTCAAGCCCGTCGTCGGGTCGTGGGGTCGCCTGATGGCCAAAATCGACTCCGAGGCGGCCGCCGAAGCCATCCTCGAACACAAGGCCACGCTCGGGAACTACGAGCACAAGGTGTTCTACATTCAGGAGTTCGTCGAGAAACCGGGCCGCGACATCCGCGTCCTCGCCGTCGACGGCGAACCCATCGCCGCGATGACTCGCTCGTCGGACCACTGGCTCACCAACGCCGCGAAGGGTGCCGACGCCGAGGCGTTCGAACTCGACGCCCGCGCGAAAGAACTCGTGAAGCAGGCGTCCGACGCAGTCGGCGGCGGCCTGCTCGGCGTGGACCTCATGGAAACTGGTGATGACTACACCGTCCACGAGGTCAACCACACTGTCGAGTTCAAGGCGCTCAACGACGCCGTGGACGTGGACGTTCCCGCGAAGGTCGTCGATTGGCTGGAGGCGAAAGTCGACAGCGAAAAGACGCTCGCGGAGGTTTCGGCGTGA
- the argC gene encoding N-acetyl-gamma-glutamyl-phosphate reductase, producing the protein MSEALTAGVVGGSGFTGGELLRLLDGHPNFEIAQATSRSYERKTVGHVHPNLRHLDLRFTSPEDLESVDVLFTATPHGVSMEHIDAFQDAADTVVDLSADFRLSEEAQYDEWYDGHICPEYLDKSEYALPELNRENLPGADLIAAGGCNATATILGLKPLFDADILSGDEQVVVDVKVGSSEGGAGASKASSHAERSGIVRPYAPTGHRHEAEIEEYLGVSVSFTVHAVDMVRGAAATCHVFPDGPVSKGDMWKAYRGSYGDEPFMRTVAGGGGVYRYPEPKSVAGTNFGEVGFEIDPANRRLVVFSAIDNMMKGSAGQAVHAANIALDLEETAGLDFTGFHPIGSP; encoded by the coding sequence GTGAGCGAGGCACTCACTGCGGGCGTCGTCGGTGGCTCTGGGTTCACCGGCGGCGAACTGCTCCGCCTCCTCGACGGCCACCCGAACTTCGAGATTGCACAGGCCACGAGTCGCTCCTACGAGCGCAAGACCGTCGGCCACGTCCACCCGAACCTTCGTCACCTCGACCTGCGCTTTACGTCTCCGGAGGACCTCGAATCCGTGGACGTACTGTTCACGGCGACACCTCACGGTGTCTCGATGGAACACATCGACGCGTTCCAAGACGCCGCCGACACCGTCGTCGACCTCTCCGCCGATTTCCGTCTCTCCGAAGAAGCACAGTATGACGAGTGGTACGACGGGCACATCTGCCCCGAGTACCTCGACAAATCGGAGTACGCACTTCCCGAACTGAACCGCGAGAACCTCCCCGGTGCGGACCTCATCGCGGCGGGCGGGTGTAACGCGACGGCGACGATTCTCGGGCTGAAACCGCTCTTCGACGCCGACATCCTCTCCGGCGACGAGCAAGTCGTCGTCGACGTGAAAGTCGGGTCGTCCGAGGGCGGCGCGGGCGCGAGCAAAGCATCCTCACACGCCGAACGCTCGGGTATCGTTCGTCCCTACGCACCGACCGGCCACCGTCACGAGGCCGAAATCGAGGAGTACCTCGGCGTCTCTGTCTCCTTTACCGTCCACGCGGTGGACATGGTCCGCGGTGCGGCGGCGACCTGTCACGTCTTCCCCGACGGACCAGTGTCGAAAGGCGACATGTGGAAGGCCTACAGAGGTAGCTACGGCGACGAACCCTTCATGCGCACCGTCGCCGGCGGTGGTGGCGTCTATCGCTACCCCGAACCGAAGTCCGTCGCGGGCACCAACTTCGGCGAAGTCGGGTTCGAAATCGACCCCGCGAACCGACGCCTCGTCGTCTTCTCGGCCATCGACAACATGATGAAAGGCTCCGCCGGGCAGGCGGTCCACGCCGCCAACATCGCACTCGACTTAGAGGAGACTGCCGGCCTCGACTTCACCGGCTTCCACCCAATCGGCTCACCCTGA
- a CDS encoding acetylglutamate/acetylaminoadipate kinase encodes MTGYTREELLAAHEQLVDNEANLIADGGKEPPVVVKIGGAKAVDPEGAVADVAHLVANGTDVVVVHGGSTAVDETLEELGEEPTYVESPSGVTGRFTDERTMEVFSMVMPGKLNTDLTALFREAGVDALGLSGVDGGLLTGPRKSAVRVVEDGKKKIKRGDHSGKITSVNAPLLETLLDGGYTPIVTVPMLADDGVPVNADADRAAAAVAGALGARLVVLTDVKGVYADPDDESTLIETADTPEEFEALEAAAEGFMTKKVMAAKEALDGGAAEVIVSDANLNDPIVTALNGGGTHVTPGALVEATEAE; translated from the coding sequence ATGACAGGATACACACGCGAGGAACTGCTCGCGGCACACGAACAGCTCGTCGACAACGAGGCGAACCTCATCGCAGATGGGGGGAAAGAACCACCGGTCGTCGTCAAGATTGGCGGCGCGAAAGCCGTCGACCCGGAGGGTGCCGTCGCAGACGTGGCGCACCTCGTCGCAAACGGCACCGACGTCGTCGTCGTCCACGGCGGGTCGACCGCCGTCGACGAGACGCTCGAAGAACTCGGCGAGGAACCCACCTACGTCGAGTCGCCCTCGGGCGTGACCGGCCGCTTCACCGACGAGCGCACCATGGAGGTGTTCTCGATGGTGATGCCCGGCAAACTCAACACCGACCTGACGGCGCTGTTCCGCGAGGCGGGGGTCGACGCGCTGGGCCTCTCCGGCGTCGACGGCGGCCTCCTCACCGGCCCGCGCAAGTCGGCGGTTCGCGTCGTCGAAGATGGGAAGAAGAAAATCAAGCGCGGCGACCACTCCGGGAAGATTACCTCGGTCAACGCGCCGCTCCTCGAAACGCTCCTCGACGGCGGCTACACGCCTATCGTGACCGTCCCGATGCTCGCCGACGACGGCGTCCCGGTCAACGCGGACGCCGACCGTGCGGCAGCAGCAGTCGCCGGCGCACTCGGTGCGAGACTCGTCGTCCTCACCGACGTGAAGGGCGTCTACGCCGACCCCGACGACGAATCGACGCTCATCGAGACGGCCGACACGCCCGAGGAGTTCGAAGCACTCGAAGCGGCCGCAGAAGGCTTCATGACGAAGAAAGTCATGGCCGCGAAGGAGGCGCTCGACGGCGGGGCCGCGGAGGTCATCGTCTCGGACGCGAACCTGAACGACCCCATCGTGACGGCGCTCAACGGCGGCGGAACGCACGTGACGCCCGGTGCACTGGTCGAAGCGACGGAGGCTGAATGA
- a CDS encoding aspartate aminotransferase family protein, with product MSGFVFNEKPITIESGEGPYLYSDDGTEYLDFGASYAVAALGHSHPAVTSAIQEQAAKLTYVQASYPVEVRTELYEKLAALAPGDIENVWLCNSGTEANEAAMKFARSATGRQKIIATKRAFHGRTLGSLALTWKQKYKKPYEPVAGGVEFVTYGDEEELAEAVDDETAAVFLEPIQGEGGINPAATEYLQTARDLTEDAGAALVFDEIQTGIGRTGSLWACENVGVVPDILTSAKGIANGLPLGATLCADWIADGAASHGSTFSGGPVVCAAANATLDTIVEQDIPGHAAEIGDYLTSGLEAAVEEHDLPVREVRGDGLMIGVEVKRGANRTLKHLALSEQLLALPAGRTVVRFLPPLIIDEEHADYAVDAMTSVLS from the coding sequence ATGTCGGGGTTCGTCTTCAACGAGAAACCAATCACCATCGAATCCGGTGAGGGACCGTACCTCTATTCGGACGACGGGACCGAGTACCTCGACTTCGGCGCGAGTTACGCCGTCGCGGCACTCGGCCACTCGCACCCGGCGGTCACCTCTGCCATTCAAGAACAGGCCGCGAAGTTGACCTACGTGCAGGCGTCGTACCCCGTCGAGGTTCGCACCGAACTCTACGAGAAACTCGCCGCGCTCGCACCGGGCGACATCGAGAACGTCTGGCTCTGTAACTCCGGCACCGAGGCTAACGAGGCGGCGATGAAGTTCGCCCGCTCTGCGACCGGTCGCCAGAAGATTATCGCCACGAAGCGCGCGTTCCACGGCCGCACCCTTGGCTCGCTCGCGCTCACGTGGAAACAGAAGTACAAGAAGCCGTACGAACCGGTCGCCGGCGGCGTCGAGTTCGTCACGTACGGCGACGAAGAGGAACTGGCCGAAGCCGTAGACGACGAGACGGCCGCCGTCTTCCTCGAACCGATTCAGGGCGAAGGCGGCATCAACCCCGCTGCGACGGAGTACCTGCAAACCGCCCGCGACCTGACCGAAGACGCCGGCGCGGCACTCGTCTTCGACGAGATTCAGACCGGTATCGGCCGGACCGGGTCGCTGTGGGCGTGCGAGAACGTCGGCGTCGTTCCCGACATCCTGACCAGTGCGAAGGGTATCGCCAACGGCCTCCCACTCGGTGCGACGCTCTGTGCCGACTGGATTGCCGACGGCGCGGCCTCTCACGGGTCGACGTTCTCCGGCGGCCCTGTGGTCTGCGCCGCGGCGAACGCCACGCTCGACACCATCGTCGAGCAGGATATTCCCGGTCACGCCGCCGAAATCGGCGACTACCTCACGTCGGGACTCGAAGCGGCCGTGGAAGAACACGACCTGCCGGTCCGCGAGGTACGCGGCGACGGCCTCATGATTGGCGTCGAGGTCAAGCGCGGCGCGAACCGCACGCTGAAGCACCTCGCGCTGTCCGAGCAACTCCTCGCGCTTCCAGCGGGACGGACCGTCGTGCGGTTCCTCCCGCCACTCATCATCGACGAGGAACACGCAGACTACGCGGTGGACGCCATGACGAGCGTGTTGTCATGA
- a CDS encoding [LysW]-lysine hydrolase yields MNAGTTHDGHADTDADLIAGSDWVEARRLLYDMVSTPSVSGDEEDAAEVLKAFFEAHDREVWIDEVGNVRAPADDSVLLTSHIDTVPGEIPVKVDDGVLWGRGSVDATGPLCSMAAAAVETGVSFVGVVGEETSSRGAWHLVEDREEPGAVVNGEPSGWDGVTLGYRGFLSGTYVSTSELGHSSRPEDNAIQSAVAWWSRVADFFDEEYDGVFDTVTTKPVNFDGGPTDDGLAVEATVDVQFRVPPRLTIDDVREVAEGELTRGSVHWNKPIPPVMMSPRTEVARAFRVAIRGVGGTKPRLLRKTGTSDMNIFAGTWDCPMATYGPGDSDLDHAPDERLELTEFDNSIDVLVEVCETLADD; encoded by the coding sequence ATGAACGCCGGAACCACACACGACGGCCACGCCGACACGGACGCCGACCTCATCGCCGGGAGCGACTGGGTCGAGGCGCGTCGTCTCCTCTACGACATGGTGTCGACGCCGTCCGTCTCGGGCGACGAAGAAGACGCCGCCGAGGTGCTGAAGGCGTTCTTCGAGGCGCACGACCGCGAGGTCTGGATAGACGAGGTCGGCAACGTCCGCGCACCCGCCGACGATTCCGTCCTCCTCACGTCGCACATCGACACCGTCCCGGGCGAGATACCAGTGAAGGTTGACGACGGCGTTCTCTGGGGTCGCGGGAGCGTCGACGCGACCGGCCCCCTCTGTTCGATGGCCGCCGCCGCCGTCGAAACAGGCGTCTCGTTCGTCGGCGTCGTCGGCGAAGAGACCTCGTCGCGCGGCGCGTGGCACCTCGTCGAGGACCGCGAAGAACCCGGCGCTGTCGTCAACGGCGAACCCTCGGGATGGGACGGCGTGACCCTCGGCTACCGTGGATTCCTCTCGGGAACGTACGTCTCGACCAGTGAGTTGGGCCACTCCTCGCGCCCCGAGGACAACGCCATCCAATCGGCCGTCGCGTGGTGGTCGCGCGTCGCCGACTTCTTCGACGAAGAGTACGACGGCGTCTTCGACACGGTGACGACGAAACCCGTGAACTTCGACGGCGGTCCAACCGACGATGGCCTCGCCGTCGAGGCGACGGTGGACGTGCAGTTCCGCGTCCCACCTCGTCTCACCATCGACGACGTACGCGAAGTCGCCGAGGGCGAACTCACTCGCGGGAGCGTCCACTGGAACAAGCCCATCCCGCCTGTGATGATGAGTCCGCGCACGGAAGTCGCGCGGGCCTTCCGCGTCGCCATCCGCGGCGTCGGTGGGACCAAGCCACGCTTGCTCCGCAAGACCGGAACCAGCGACATGAACATCTTCGCCGGCACGTGGGACTGCCCGATGGCGACGTACGGCCCCGGCGACTCGGACCTCGACCACGCCCCCGACGAACGCCTCGAACTCACCGAGTTCGACAACTCCATCGACGTGCTGGTGGAGGTCTGCGAGACACTCGCGGACGACTGA
- the argF gene encoding ornithine carbamoyltransferase — translation MLETTHFTDIDDISASELDRVLTRAADIKSGDDETRLPRATLAMLFEKPSTRTRVSFETGMTQLGGHALFLGPEDIQLGHGEPLSDTARVLGRYGDAIMVRLFEHEDLLEIAEHSDAPVINGLTDDAHPCQTLADLLTIREHVGDFDEVQAAWVGDGNNVGQSFVLGCAMAGIDLTVATPPGYAMDDEVIARAAELGQAPTVTTDPEEAIDGADVIYTDVWISMGQESERHQKLQAFEGFQLNEELLADTDAKVMHCLPAHRGEEITGPVLEGDQSIVWDQAENRLHAQKGLIVELLDE, via the coding sequence ATGCTCGAAACGACACACTTCACCGACATCGACGACATCAGCGCATCGGAGTTAGACCGCGTCCTCACCCGCGCCGCCGACATCAAATCCGGCGACGACGAGACGCGACTGCCCCGAGCGACGCTGGCGATGCTCTTCGAGAAACCGAGTACCCGCACGCGTGTCTCCTTCGAGACGGGTATGACGCAGTTAGGCGGTCACGCCCTCTTCCTCGGCCCCGAAGACATCCAACTCGGTCACGGCGAACCACTCTCGGACACCGCTCGTGTGCTGGGTCGCTACGGCGACGCCATCATGGTCCGCCTCTTCGAACACGAGGACCTGCTCGAAATCGCCGAACACTCCGACGCACCGGTCATCAACGGCCTGACCGACGACGCCCACCCGTGCCAGACGCTCGCCGACCTGCTCACCATCCGCGAACACGTCGGCGACTTCGACGAGGTACAGGCCGCGTGGGTCGGCGACGGCAACAACGTCGGCCAGTCGTTCGTCCTCGGGTGCGCGATGGCCGGCATCGACCTGACGGTGGCGACGCCACCGGGGTACGCGATGGACGACGAAGTCATCGCTCGGGCCGCCGAACTCGGACAAGCGCCGACGGTCACCACGGACCCCGAGGAAGCCATCGACGGCGCGGACGTCATCTACACCGACGTGTGGATTTCGATGGGCCAAGAGAGCGAGCGTCACCAGAAACTGCAGGCGTTCGAAGGCTTCCAACTCAACGAGGAGTTGCTCGCGGATACGGACGCGAAAGTCATGCACTGTCTCCCCGCCCACCGCGGTGAGGAGATTACCGGACCCGTCCTCGAAGGCGACCAGTCTATCGTCTGGGACCAAGCGGAAAACCGTCTCCACGCCCAGAAAGGACTCATCGTCGAGTTGCTGGACGAATAA
- a CDS encoding ester cyclase — MMDPIPTAEMKAIMRKYHEEAWNGRNPDAIDGYSTDDFVMHDSMGDRGLEGSKEMVQAVLDGTPDLEFTIDDLFAAGDRATIRYTLEGTNESPSYLTDEPTGNHWKSSGISIYRFEGDKIAEQWDAFDYYGTMQQLGLIPPEATEAEGGTGAEA; from the coding sequence ATGATGGACCCGATACCGACAGCAGAGATGAAGGCGATAATGAGAAAGTATCACGAAGAGGCTTGGAACGGCCGGAATCCCGACGCCATCGACGGGTACTCTACCGACGATTTCGTCATGCACGACTCGATGGGCGACCGGGGCCTCGAAGGTTCCAAAGAGATGGTCCAAGCGGTTCTCGATGGGACGCCCGACCTCGAGTTCACCATCGACGACCTCTTCGCGGCGGGTGACCGCGCTACCATCCGCTACACGTTGGAAGGAACGAACGAGTCACCGTCGTACCTGACCGACGAACCGACGGGAAACCACTGGAAATCGAGCGGTATCAGCATCTATCGGTTCGAGGGTGACAAAATCGCAGAACAGTGGGACGCGTTCGACTACTACGGAACGATGCAGCAACTCGGTCTGATTCCGCCCGAAGCGACCGAGGCAGAAGGCGGGACGGGCGCAGAAGCGTAG
- a CDS encoding DUF6789 family protein, with protein MASETATSRIETTATESWQAGVAAGALAAVVMGAMMVVQMRPVLEVAIPSMYALMGGAAGFTIHVAHGAILGVVFAGLAGYVGLDSTAKSFGAGVVYGVVLWAILAVLVMPVWLSVVGSPANPPLPNVNVTSLVGHVVYGGVIGIAYPTLERVL; from the coding sequence ATGGCATCAGAGACTGCAACCTCACGAATCGAGACCACAGCAACTGAATCGTGGCAAGCGGGCGTCGCCGCGGGCGCACTCGCCGCCGTCGTCATGGGTGCGATGATGGTCGTCCAGATGCGTCCCGTCCTCGAAGTCGCGATTCCATCGATGTACGCACTCATGGGCGGTGCCGCAGGCTTCACGATTCACGTCGCCCACGGTGCGATTCTCGGCGTCGTCTTCGCTGGCCTCGCTGGATACGTCGGCCTCGACTCGACAGCCAAATCGTTCGGCGCCGGCGTCGTCTACGGCGTCGTCCTCTGGGCGATTCTCGCCGTCCTCGTCATGCCCGTCTGGTTGAGCGTCGTCGGGTCGCCCGCGAACCCGCCGCTTCCGAACGTCAACGTCACGAGTCTCGTCGGCCACGTCGTCTACGGCGGGGTCATCGGAATCGCGTACCCGACGCTCGAACGGGTGCTGTAG
- a CDS encoding ATP-dependent DNA helicase produces MAHANGPRDDDSDLERAWRFFPYDEPYPNQEAAMSGISDALDDERNVLLEGATGTGKTISALVPALEYAREHDKTVVITTNVHQQMRQFIEDARAITRREPIRAVVFRGKSSMCHIDVGFQECQTLRDTTRSIVEKESDKSELSEQAQTLLDRMREGESGAGEARSAVTDELDAIDDELEQLKDGNYCEHYYNNLTQNTDEFFQWLFDDVRTPDEIFEHAGRQNFCGYELLKEGMEGVDLVVCNYHHLLDPMIREQFFRWLDREADDIITVFDEAHNIEGAARDHASRALTENTLESAMNELEEVDDSRAESAQNVVGTFLDALRESYDEAFGFGEREQVGENWHDLSIANQGRRDDLTMEFLQSYEGRGIDVEVELALQLGKRLDEQYEDEYKNGEATTRKECQTLQAAGFIADWMEMGGELGRHPMLSVRRDGGSDEIYGRAELYTCIPRDVTRELFEEVHASILMSATLRPFDVTEQTLGLEKPVTMAYGLEYPEENRRTFSVSLPALFSSERDDPGTQETIEQLLVDAARFTPGNTLVFFPSYAEAERYHERLRGNPAADFDFFLDEPGVRAEEARQEFVGKDDAILLTSLWGTLAEGVSFDGDDARTVVVVGVPYPHLSERLEAVQDAYDRIYRGKKEAGWRYAVEIPTIRKTRQALGRVIRAPDDYGVRILADKRYTRESSSMGKYGVRGSFPVEERAEMVDITPEKLKFAMLNFYNDHDAYDGDPPRP; encoded by the coding sequence GTGGCCCACGCGAACGGTCCCCGCGACGACGATAGCGACTTGGAGAGAGCGTGGCGCTTCTTCCCGTACGACGAACCGTATCCGAATCAGGAAGCGGCGATGTCCGGCATTTCGGACGCACTCGACGACGAGCGCAACGTCCTCCTCGAAGGAGCAACTGGGACGGGAAAGACCATCTCCGCACTCGTGCCGGCGCTCGAATACGCCCGCGAACACGACAAGACGGTGGTCATCACGACGAACGTCCACCAGCAGATGCGGCAGTTCATCGAAGACGCCCGCGCCATCACCCGGCGCGAACCCATCCGGGCGGTGGTGTTCCGCGGGAAGTCCTCGATGTGCCACATCGACGTTGGCTTTCAGGAGTGTCAGACCCTCCGCGATACGACCAGAAGCATCGTCGAAAAGGAGTCAGACAAGTCCGAACTCTCGGAGCAGGCCCAGACGCTCCTCGACCGGATGCGCGAGGGCGAGTCCGGTGCTGGTGAAGCCAGAAGCGCCGTCACCGACGAACTCGACGCCATCGACGACGAGTTGGAGCAGTTGAAAGACGGCAACTACTGCGAACACTACTACAACAACCTCACGCAGAACACAGACGAGTTCTTCCAGTGGTTGTTCGACGACGTGCGGACCCCCGACGAGATTTTCGAACACGCCGGGCGGCAGAACTTCTGTGGCTACGAACTCCTGAAAGAGGGGATGGAGGGCGTCGACCTCGTGGTCTGTAACTACCACCACCTGCTCGACCCGATGATACGCGAGCAGTTCTTCCGGTGGTTGGACCGCGAGGCGGACGACATCATCACCGTGTTCGACGAGGCGCACAACATCGAGGGGGCGGCGCGTGACCACGCGAGTCGTGCCCTCACCGAGAACACGCTCGAAAGCGCGATGAACGAGTTAGAAGAGGTCGACGACTCACGCGCCGAGAGTGCCCAAAACGTCGTCGGGACGTTCCTCGACGCACTCCGCGAGAGTTACGACGAGGCGTTCGGGTTCGGCGAACGCGAACAGGTCGGTGAGAACTGGCACGACCTCTCGATTGCCAATCAGGGCCGGCGAGACGACCTGACGATGGAGTTCCTCCAGTCGTACGAAGGCCGCGGCATCGACGTGGAAGTCGAACTCGCACTCCAGTTGGGAAAGCGCCTCGACGAGCAGTACGAAGACGAGTACAAGAACGGCGAGGCGACGACGCGCAAGGAGTGTCAAACCCTCCAAGCCGCCGGATTCATCGCCGACTGGATGGAGATGGGCGGCGAACTCGGCCGTCACCCCATGTTGTCGGTGCGTCGCGACGGCGGCAGCGACGAGATATACGGTCGCGCCGAACTCTACACCTGCATCCCGCGCGACGTGACTCGCGAGTTGTTCGAGGAAGTTCACGCGAGCATCCTGATGTCGGCGACGTTGCGCCCGTTCGACGTGACGGAGCAGACGCTCGGCCTCGAAAAACCGGTGACGATGGCGTACGGTCTCGAATACCCCGAGGAGAACCGACGGACGTTCTCCGTCTCGTTGCCGGCGCTGTTCTCGTCGGAACGCGACGACCCCGGGACGCAAGAGACAATCGAGCAGTTGCTCGTGGACGCCGCGCGCTTCACGCCGGGGAACACGCTCGTGTTCTTCCCGTCGTACGCGGAGGCCGAACGCTACCACGAGCGGTTGCGTGGGAACCCCGCGGCAGACTTCGACTTCTTCCTCGACGAACCGGGCGTCCGCGCTGAGGAGGCGCGACAGGAGTTCGTCGGCAAAGACGACGCGATTCTCCTCACGTCGCTGTGGGGGACCCTCGCCGAAGGCGTGAGCTTCGACGGCGACGACGCGCGAACCGTCGTCGTCGTTGGCGTTCCGTACCCGCACCTCTCCGAGCGACTGGAGGCGGTTCAAGACGCCTACGACCGCATCTATCGCGGCAAGAAGGAGGCTGGATGGCGCTACGCCGTGGAGATTCCAACCATCCGTAAGACCAGACAGGCACTCGGGCGGGTCATCCGCGCGCCCGACGACTACGGCGTGCGCATCCTCGCCGACAAACGCTACACGCGCGAGAGTTCCTCGATGGGGAAATACGGTGTTCGTGGGTCGTTCCCCGTCGAAGAGCGTGCAGAGATGGTCGACATCACCCCGGAGAAACTCAAGTTCGCGATGCTGAACTTCTACAACGACCACGACGCATACGACGGCGACCCACCGCGACCCTAA
- a CDS encoding methyltransferase family protein, with protein MTALPTVTSIAFGTGLVAASGIYLILVVTLTTTRQWWPPGDKTWAYYLHWSLVAVFNVSILTVAVLDWNEWILPRPASLVVGVLLSGLGAAIFLRSANAMQSDEVRGVTGDLYTDGPYAYSRNPQYVGMLVGIVGFAVLVNSFFVAVLAAVHAGWVVLLPFAEEPHLHEEYGREYERYTDRVPRFVGRTTLRELAN; from the coding sequence ATGACTGCACTGCCGACTGTGACGTCCATCGCGTTCGGAACCGGTCTCGTCGCTGCGTCCGGAATCTACCTCATCTTGGTGGTCACGCTCACGACGACTCGCCAGTGGTGGCCACCCGGCGACAAGACGTGGGCGTACTACCTCCACTGGTCGCTGGTCGCCGTGTTCAACGTCTCCATTCTCACCGTCGCCGTCCTCGACTGGAACGAGTGGATACTGCCGCGACCAGCGTCGCTCGTCGTCGGTGTCCTCCTGTCGGGACTCGGGGCGGCAATCTTCCTTCGGAGCGCGAACGCGATGCAGTCCGACGAGGTTCGCGGCGTGACCGGTGACCTGTACACGGACGGCCCATATGCGTACAGTCGAAACCCGCAGTACGTCGGGATGCTCGTCGGCATCGTCGGGTTCGCAGTGCTCGTCAACTCGTTTTTCGTCGCCGTCCTCGCCGCCGTCCACGCTGGCTGGGTCGTGTTGTTGCCCTTCGCAGAAGAACCTCACCTGCACGAGGAGTACGGACGCGAGTACGAACGGTACACCGACCGCGTCCCTCGATTCGTCGGCCGGACGACGCTCCGTGAACTGGCGAACTGA